The Streptomyces sp. SS1-1 genome has a segment encoding these proteins:
- a CDS encoding AraC family transcriptional regulator, with translation MDLTELKALLARHARPDSTTAIEGVHVARIDRSGPPAPETSGTILAVIAQGAKRLALGDRVFEYGPGEYLVASVDLPVTGQFTRAGPEHPALGFGMVLEPSAVAELLLQAGPGAGARTGGGTPSGIAVSTASDALLDAVVRLLRLLDEPRDRDVLAPLVKREILWRVITGEQGATVRQLGLADSGLSHVSRAVRWIREHYAEPFQVEDVARMSGMSASAFYRNFQAVTAMSPIQFQKQIRLQEARLLLATRPGDVTGVGRSVGYDNPSQFSREYRRQFGTPPSRDAARLRRTARGAAGAPS, from the coding sequence ATGGACCTCACGGAACTCAAGGCGCTGCTCGCCCGGCACGCGCGGCCCGACTCGACGACCGCGATCGAGGGCGTCCATGTCGCGCGGATCGACCGGTCCGGACCGCCGGCCCCCGAGACGTCGGGCACGATCCTCGCGGTCATCGCCCAGGGGGCCAAACGGCTCGCTCTCGGGGACCGCGTCTTCGAGTACGGCCCCGGCGAGTACCTGGTCGCCTCCGTCGACCTGCCCGTCACCGGCCAGTTCACCCGGGCCGGCCCCGAGCACCCGGCGCTCGGCTTCGGCATGGTCCTGGAGCCGTCGGCGGTCGCGGAGCTGCTGCTCCAGGCCGGACCGGGGGCGGGCGCCCGGACCGGCGGCGGCACCCCCTCGGGGATCGCCGTCAGCACCGCCTCCGACGCGCTGCTCGACGCCGTGGTACGGCTGCTGCGCCTGCTGGACGAGCCGCGCGACCGCGACGTCCTCGCCCCGCTGGTGAAGCGGGAGATCCTGTGGCGGGTGATCACCGGCGAGCAGGGCGCGACGGTGCGTCAACTGGGCCTCGCCGACAGCGGTCTGAGCCATGTGTCACGTGCCGTGCGGTGGATCCGCGAGCACTACGCGGAGCCCTTCCAGGTCGAGGACGTGGCCCGGATGTCCGGCATGAGCGCCTCCGCGTTCTACCGCAACTTCCAGGCGGTGACCGCGATGAGCCCCATCCAGTTCCAGAAGCAGATCCGGCTCCAGGAGGCACGGCTGCTGCTGGCCACCAGGCCCGGTGACGTCACGGGGGTGGGCCGCAGTGTCGGCTACGACAACCCCTCGCAGTTCAGCCGGGAGTACCGCCGCCAGTTCGGGACACCGCCCAGCCGGGACGCCGCACGGCTGCGCCGCACGGCACGCGGCGCAGCGGGCGCCCCGTCCTGA
- a CDS encoding GNAT family N-acetyltransferase, whose product MTDLVIRTLTAADAELFDAHPDPLSAAEGHLRTVFRPEWKRVALRDGTVVARGAWWGGPDDQEPVNVNWFDVAEGEEEAGAALLRTSPWQVELEINLPGGWRDDPVLTSAAEARFTAARAAGHTLLVERFQYRWTPDLGLPERPGRLRFEPEPDDAVFFDALRRIHSATLDAHALRAIEEGGLDLAAQEELDFFHWCPSPREWWRIARTPDGELAGIHVPAHNPSGPTIGFIGVVPEQRGHGYAYDLLAECTHHLVRHGAERVTASTDQGNAPMAAHFAKAGFPVVNERINFQPPSGD is encoded by the coding sequence ATGACCGATTTGGTCATCCGCACGCTCACCGCCGCCGACGCCGAACTCTTCGACGCCCACCCCGATCCGCTCTCCGCCGCCGAGGGACACCTGAGGACCGTGTTCCGCCCCGAGTGGAAACGGGTGGCCCTGCGCGACGGAACCGTCGTCGCCCGCGGTGCCTGGTGGGGCGGCCCGGACGATCAGGAGCCGGTCAACGTCAACTGGTTCGACGTCGCCGAGGGCGAGGAGGAGGCCGGAGCCGCGCTGCTGCGCACCTCACCGTGGCAGGTCGAGCTGGAGATCAACCTGCCCGGCGGATGGCGGGACGACCCCGTCCTCACGTCGGCCGCCGAGGCCCGCTTCACCGCCGCACGCGCGGCCGGCCACACCCTGCTCGTCGAGCGTTTCCAGTACCGCTGGACGCCCGACCTGGGGCTGCCCGAGCGCCCCGGACGTCTGCGGTTCGAGCCCGAGCCGGACGACGCCGTCTTCTTCGACGCCCTGCGGCGCATCCACTCCGCCACCCTCGACGCCCACGCGCTGCGCGCCATCGAGGAGGGCGGCCTCGACCTCGCCGCCCAGGAGGAGCTGGACTTCTTCCACTGGTGCCCCTCCCCGCGGGAGTGGTGGCGGATCGCCCGGACACCCGACGGCGAGCTCGCCGGCATCCACGTCCCCGCGCACAACCCGTCCGGACCGACCATCGGGTTCATCGGCGTCGTCCCCGAGCAACGCGGCCACGGCTACGCCTACGACCTGCTCGCCGAGTGCACCCACCATCTGGTCCGGCACGGCGCCGAGCGGGTCACCGCGTCCACCGACCAGGGCAACGCCCCCATGGCCGCGCACTTCGCCAAGGCGGGCTTCCCCGTCGTCAATGAGCGGATCAACTTCCAGCCCCCGAGCGGCGATTAG
- a CDS encoding beta-1,3-glucanase family protein gives MTSRHQRPLGRRRLLFALGGAAVAVPAIATVAPYALAGTSGDGEAKAAADTLPLTIVNSNGEFDDANVHVYVVGNQDGRQVRLTPEGTLAPIALSDNGADGFTDYAISLTGSETKLSLPHMSGRIYVALGEKLKFKAVADGNGNAALQYPAGWVSSDPNFPVLHDCAEFTFNSSGMFCNTTMVDMFSVPLSIRLTGDKDQTTGKLKAGGRASVFDAVRAAGDFAELVVDDTRVIAPGHGLDAGLFAKDYFAPYIDEVWSTYTGRDLTVKTNAGTFTGRVRGDRFTFDGPAQVSFAKPSTRDVLFCDGNLAAPNDGTTGPVAAILGAGFNRSTLLGEPAQPTTDPTGFYGTDLTNHYAKAVHAATEDGRAYGFAFDDVADFASYIQDTAPTGLTLTLTPFA, from the coding sequence ATGACATCCCGACACCAGCGCCCCCTCGGCCGCCGCCGGCTCCTGTTCGCCCTCGGCGGCGCGGCGGTCGCCGTCCCCGCCATCGCCACCGTCGCGCCGTACGCCCTCGCCGGGACGTCCGGGGACGGCGAGGCGAAGGCGGCGGCCGACACGCTGCCGCTGACGATCGTCAACAGCAACGGCGAGTTCGACGACGCGAACGTGCACGTCTACGTCGTCGGCAACCAGGACGGGCGTCAGGTGCGCCTCACCCCGGAGGGCACCCTCGCGCCGATCGCCCTGTCGGACAACGGCGCCGACGGCTTCACCGACTACGCGATCAGCCTCACCGGGAGCGAGACCAAGCTGTCCCTCCCCCACATGTCCGGCCGGATCTACGTGGCGCTCGGCGAGAAGCTCAAGTTCAAGGCGGTCGCCGACGGGAACGGGAACGCCGCGCTCCAGTACCCGGCCGGCTGGGTCTCCTCGGACCCCAACTTCCCGGTGCTGCACGACTGCGCCGAGTTCACGTTCAACTCCTCCGGGATGTTCTGCAACACCACCATGGTCGACATGTTCAGCGTCCCGCTGAGCATCCGGCTCACCGGTGACAAGGACCAGACGACGGGCAAGCTGAAGGCGGGCGGGCGCGCGAGCGTCTTCGACGCGGTCCGCGCGGCCGGGGACTTCGCCGAGCTCGTCGTGGACGACACCCGGGTCATCGCGCCCGGTCACGGCCTGGACGCCGGCCTGTTCGCCAAGGACTACTTCGCCCCCTACATCGACGAGGTGTGGAGCACGTACACGGGCCGGGACCTCACCGTGAAGACCAACGCGGGCACGTTCACGGGCCGGGTGCGCGGCGACCGCTTCACCTTCGACGGGCCCGCCCAGGTGTCCTTCGCCAAGCCGTCGACCCGTGACGTGCTGTTCTGCGACGGCAATCTGGCCGCCCCCAACGACGGCACCACCGGACCGGTCGCGGCCATCCTCGGCGCGGGTTTCAACCGCTCGACGCTGCTCGGCGAGCCGGCCCAGCCGACGACCGACCCCACCGGGTTCTACGGCACCGACCTCACCAACCACTACGCCAAGGCCGTGCACGCGGCCACCGAGGACGGCCGGGCGTACGGCTTCGCCTTCGACGACGTCGCCGACTTCGCGTCGTACATCCAGGACACGGCGCCGACCGGGCTGACGCTGACGCTCACGCCGTTCGCCTGA
- a CDS encoding sulfite oxidase has protein sequence MGHRLADASAPARLAGPGEGIGPDELALAARNHGLPLETLRHDLTPPGLHYVLTHYDIPYVPDATAWRLTVDGRVRRPLSLAPADLAAFPRVTTRVTLECAGNGRALLDPRPVSQPWLVEAVGTAEWTGVPLRLLLAEASVRAEGVDVVFTGADHGVERGVEQDYQRALPMEVAAGEDPEVLVAYAMNGAPLPPQHGRPLRLIVPGWYGMAHVKWLRGITVVDEPFTGFQHTAAYRLRRRPEDPGEPVTRIAPRALLVPPGFPDFMSRSRVLRPGPVTLEGRAWSGYAPVTRVDVSTDAGATWRPAELDPGDGHRWAWRRWRHSWTAVPGAHVLSARATDADGRTQPLRPPWNRGGFANNLIQRVPVLCLDA, from the coding sequence ATGGGTCACCGACTCGCCGACGCGAGCGCACCGGCCCGGCTGGCCGGCCCCGGCGAGGGCATCGGCCCGGACGAGCTGGCGCTCGCCGCGCGCAACCACGGCCTGCCGCTGGAGACTCTGCGCCACGACCTCACACCGCCGGGCCTGCACTACGTGCTCACGCACTACGACATCCCGTACGTCCCCGACGCCACCGCGTGGCGGCTGACCGTCGACGGCCGGGTCCGGCGCCCGCTGAGCCTCGCCCCGGCCGACCTCGCGGCGTTCCCTCGGGTGACCACCCGGGTCACGCTGGAGTGCGCCGGCAACGGGCGGGCCCTGCTGGACCCCCGGCCGGTCAGCCAGCCCTGGCTCGTGGAGGCCGTCGGCACCGCCGAGTGGACCGGTGTCCCGCTGCGGCTGCTGCTCGCCGAGGCGTCGGTGCGGGCGGAGGGCGTCGACGTCGTCTTCACCGGCGCCGACCACGGGGTGGAGCGCGGAGTCGAGCAGGACTACCAGCGGGCCCTGCCGATGGAGGTGGCCGCGGGCGAGGACCCCGAGGTGCTGGTGGCGTACGCGATGAACGGCGCCCCGCTGCCCCCGCAGCACGGCCGGCCGCTGCGGCTGATCGTGCCCGGCTGGTACGGCATGGCGCACGTCAAGTGGCTGCGCGGGATCACGGTCGTCGACGAGCCGTTCACCGGGTTCCAGCACACCGCCGCCTACCGGCTGCGCCGACGGCCCGAGGACCCGGGGGAGCCGGTGACCCGGATCGCCCCGCGCGCCCTGCTCGTCCCGCCCGGCTTCCCCGACTTCATGTCCCGCTCCCGGGTGCTGCGGCCCGGCCCGGTGACCCTGGAGGGGCGGGCCTGGTCCGGGTACGCGCCGGTCACCCGTGTCGACGTCAGCACGGACGCGGGGGCCACCTGGCGCCCGGCGGAACTGGACCCCGGCGACGGGCACCGCTGGGCGTGGCGCCGCTGGCGGCACTCGTGGACCGCGGTCCCCGGCGCGCATGTGCTCAGCGCCCGCGCGACCGACGCCGACGGCCGCACCCAGCCGCTGCGACCGCCGTGGAACCGCGGGGGGTTCGCCAACAACCTCATCCAGCGGGTGCCGGTCCTCTGCCTCGACGCGTGA
- the sthA gene encoding Si-specific NAD(P)(+) transhydrogenase, which produces MPDYDMLVIGSGPGGQKAAIAAAKLGRRVAVVDRPDMVGGVSIHTGTIPSKTMREAVLYLTGLTQRDLYGQSYRLKDDITVADLTSRTRHVVGREVDVIRSQLSRNQVSLYAGVGRFVDPHTVALREITGQERLLTAEHIVIATGTRPARPASVEFDGRTIMDSDNVLSLERVPRSMVIVGAGVIGMEYASMFAALGSKVTVVEKRPGMLDMCDVEVIESLKYHLRDLAVTFRFGETVAAVERHARGTLTVLESGKKIPADAVMYSAGRQGLTDELDLPKAGLSADDRGRITVDEHYRTEVPHIYAVGDVIGFPALAATSMEQGRAAAYHACGEPVGRMHHLQPIGIYTIPEISFIGRTEDQLTEERVPFEVGISRYRELARGQIIGDSHGMLKLLVSPEDRTLLGVHCFGTGATELIHIGQSVMGCGGTVDYLVDAVFNYPTLAESYKVAALDATNRLRQIDHIVD; this is translated from the coding sequence GTGCCCGACTACGACATGCTCGTCATCGGATCAGGACCGGGCGGCCAGAAGGCCGCCATCGCCGCCGCCAAGCTCGGCCGTCGCGTCGCCGTCGTGGACCGCCCCGACATGGTCGGCGGCGTCTCCATCCACACCGGGACCATCCCGTCCAAGACCATGCGCGAGGCCGTGCTCTATCTGACCGGCCTCACCCAACGCGATCTGTACGGGCAGAGCTACCGGCTGAAGGACGACATCACCGTCGCCGACCTGACCTCGCGCACCCGGCACGTGGTGGGCCGCGAGGTCGACGTCATCCGCAGCCAGCTCTCCCGCAACCAGGTGTCCCTGTACGCCGGCGTCGGCCGCTTCGTCGACCCGCACACGGTCGCGCTGCGCGAGATCACCGGCCAGGAACGGCTGCTCACCGCCGAGCACATCGTCATCGCCACCGGCACGCGGCCCGCGCGGCCCGCCAGTGTGGAGTTCGACGGGCGGACGATCATGGACTCGGACAACGTGCTGTCGCTGGAGCGGGTCCCGCGGTCCATGGTGATCGTCGGGGCCGGGGTGATCGGCATGGAGTACGCGTCGATGTTCGCCGCGCTCGGCAGCAAGGTCACCGTGGTCGAGAAGCGCCCGGGGATGCTCGACATGTGCGACGTCGAAGTGATCGAGTCGCTCAAGTACCACCTGCGGGACCTCGCGGTGACGTTCCGCTTCGGCGAGACGGTCGCCGCGGTGGAGCGGCACGCCCGCGGCACGCTCACGGTCCTGGAGAGCGGCAAGAAGATACCGGCCGACGCCGTGATGTACTCGGCGGGCCGGCAGGGTCTCACCGACGAACTGGACCTGCCCAAGGCCGGGTTGAGCGCGGACGACCGGGGCCGGATCACCGTGGACGAGCACTACCGCACCGAGGTGCCGCACATCTACGCGGTCGGCGACGTCATCGGGTTCCCCGCGCTGGCGGCCACCTCGATGGAACAGGGGCGGGCGGCGGCGTACCACGCGTGCGGGGAGCCCGTCGGCCGGATGCACCATCTGCAGCCGATCGGGATCTACACCATCCCGGAGATCAGCTTCATCGGCCGGACCGAGGACCAGCTCACGGAGGAGCGGGTGCCGTTCGAGGTCGGCATCTCCCGCTACCGCGAGCTGGCCCGCGGGCAGATCATCGGCGACTCGCACGGCATGCTGAAGCTGCTGGTCTCGCCCGAGGACCGCACGCTGCTGGGGGTGCACTGCTTCGGCACGGGCGCGACCGAACTCATCCACATCGGCCAGTCGGTGATGGGGTGCGGCGGGACGGTCGACTACCTGGTCGACGCGGTCTTCAACTACCCGACGCTCGCGGAGTCGTACAAGGTGGCCGCCCTCGACGCCACGAACCGGCTGCGGCAGATCGACCACATCGTCGACTGA
- a CDS encoding DUF5709 domain-containing protein, which produces MSENTPMADDAYQPTGGNEEQEDGAPLDLQDALDERTYDDTLDEGYSPPEKPLGVTKYGTTAAEQHEGESLDQRLAEEVPDVGVPAGDDVGDLPGGEGEPVDPEAGDERAGRLVAPDEGAHTDAVKEEIASDVGIDAGAAGAEEAAMHVVDDEDL; this is translated from the coding sequence ATGAGCGAGAACACCCCGATGGCCGACGACGCGTACCAGCCGACCGGCGGCAACGAGGAGCAGGAGGACGGGGCGCCGCTCGACCTGCAGGACGCCCTCGACGAGCGTACGTACGACGACACCCTGGACGAGGGCTACTCACCGCCGGAGAAGCCGCTCGGCGTGACCAAGTACGGCACCACGGCGGCCGAGCAGCACGAGGGCGAGAGCCTCGACCAGCGGCTCGCCGAGGAGGTCCCGGACGTCGGGGTGCCCGCCGGCGACGACGTGGGCGACCTGCCCGGCGGCGAGGGCGAACCCGTCGACCCGGAGGCGGGCGACGAGCGGGCCGGCCGCCTGGTCGCCCCGGACGAGGGCGCGCACACCGACGCCGTGAAGGAGGAGATCGCCTCCGACGTGGGCATCGACGCCGGGGCGGCCGGCGCCGAGGAGGCCGCGATGCACGTCGTGGACGACGAGGACCTGTAG
- a CDS encoding APC family permease, which produces MSNPRGRGLQANALGTFDTVVMAVAGSAPAYSIAATTAVLVGAVGLASPAALLYCAIPMLGIALAFSRLNRIAVHAGAGYSWVARTLHPFLGFLSGWALVVSATIFMVAGSLPAGAMTLALFDEGLAHDTALSTLVGACWFLVMLLVVLGGARLTVWAQFVLTGAELLILLLFAVLALFRADGARAFDWSWLGFGHFDGVAGFSSGALIAAFYYWGWDVASNLSEETRDSRRTTGLAGLIGVGVVFLLFEVLTIAVNVILSSGQMQANGANVLAVLGEQVWPGWGGKVLIGAVMLSTVATLETTLIQVTRSLFAMGRDRTMPAALGRVHRRWNTPWVAIAVVGVVAPAMFVASNLLGTVGDILHEAIAAMGLQIAVYYGLTGLAAVVAYRGLLLRSVRDFVLGGVWPLFGSLFMFAILVESLSELSGCAITIGIGGLAVGAIPMFWYWRRGSDYYRPAPLDATRTVEADYVPAARQGSSSLVHEGSPTDF; this is translated from the coding sequence ATGAGCAACCCCCGGGGCAGAGGGCTCCAGGCCAACGCCCTCGGCACCTTCGACACCGTGGTGATGGCGGTCGCGGGCAGTGCCCCGGCGTACTCGATCGCCGCGACCACGGCGGTCCTGGTGGGCGCGGTGGGCCTGGCCAGCCCCGCCGCGCTGCTGTACTGCGCGATACCCATGCTGGGCATCGCGCTCGCCTTCAGCCGGCTCAACCGGATCGCCGTGCACGCCGGGGCGGGCTACTCGTGGGTCGCGCGCACGCTCCATCCCTTCCTGGGGTTCCTGAGCGGCTGGGCGCTGGTCGTCTCGGCGACGATCTTCATGGTGGCGGGGTCGCTGCCGGCCGGCGCGATGACGCTGGCCCTCTTCGACGAGGGGCTCGCCCACGACACCGCGCTGTCCACCCTGGTGGGCGCGTGCTGGTTCCTGGTCATGCTGCTGGTGGTGCTGGGCGGGGCACGGCTCACCGTGTGGGCCCAGTTCGTGCTGACCGGGGCCGAACTGCTCATCCTGCTGCTGTTCGCGGTGCTCGCCCTGTTCCGCGCCGACGGGGCCCGCGCGTTCGACTGGTCGTGGCTGGGTTTCGGGCACTTCGACGGCGTCGCCGGGTTCTCCTCCGGGGCGCTGATCGCCGCGTTCTACTACTGGGGGTGGGACGTCGCGAGCAACCTGAGCGAGGAGACCCGGGACAGCCGCCGGACGACGGGGCTCGCCGGTCTGATCGGGGTCGGTGTCGTCTTCCTGCTGTTCGAGGTCCTCACCATCGCGGTCAACGTCATCCTGTCGTCCGGGCAGATGCAGGCCAACGGCGCGAACGTGCTGGCCGTGCTCGGCGAGCAGGTGTGGCCGGGCTGGGGCGGCAAGGTGCTGATCGGGGCGGTGATGCTGTCCACCGTCGCGACGCTGGAGACCACGCTGATCCAGGTGACGCGCTCGCTGTTCGCGATGGGCCGGGACCGGACGATGCCGGCCGCGCTCGGCCGGGTGCACCGGCGCTGGAACACGCCGTGGGTGGCGATCGCGGTCGTCGGGGTGGTGGCGCCGGCGATGTTCGTCGCGTCCAACCTCCTCGGCACGGTGGGCGACATCCTCCATGAGGCGATCGCCGCGATGGGGCTGCAGATCGCCGTCTACTACGGGCTGACGGGACTCGCGGCGGTCGTCGCGTACCGCGGGCTGCTGCTGCGGTCGGTACGGGACTTCGTGCTCGGCGGGGTGTGGCCGCTGTTCGGGTCGCTGTTCATGTTCGCGATCCTCGTCGAGTCGCTGAGCGAGCTGAGCGGCTGCGCGATCACCATCGGCATCGGCGGCCTGGCCGTCGGGGCGATCCCGATGTTCTGGTACTGGCGGCGGGGCAGCGACTACTACCGGCCGGCCCCGCTGGACGCCACGCGGACCGTCGAGGCGGACTACGTGCCCGCCGCCCGCCAGGGTTCCTCCTCCCTCGTCCACGAGGGCTCTCCCACCGACTTCTGA
- a CDS encoding lysylphosphatidylglycerol synthase domain-containing protein, protein MTPDPALTPARRARAYAHTALTLAVLLAVVWLARRHWPVLHTGAVRLAAADRAWLLAAAAATLTTWPCAALAQQGAVLRLLPPTALLGAQFAASAAGHVLPVGLGSGAVNLRYLVRAGLPLARAAIAMAVKGTAGVAVRAALIAGLVLACPGVLRLPGTAGECRPPCARRPCASCCSATPYGPGAAPPSPRCAATASPSTPGRPARRPVGRLPRLCPRALRRAHRRRPRGRADLGPARLALLYLAASGAAALLPTPGGLGSLDAVLAYALTTAGAPAATAASTVLGYRLLTVWLPLLPGLLVLALLIRRRTL, encoded by the coding sequence ATGACGCCGGACCCGGCCCTCACCCCCGCCCGGCGCGCACGCGCCTACGCGCACACCGCGCTCACCCTCGCCGTCCTGCTGGCCGTGGTCTGGCTGGCCCGGCGGCACTGGCCGGTGCTGCACACCGGCGCCGTCCGGCTCGCCGCCGCCGACCGGGCCTGGCTGCTGGCGGCCGCCGCGGCCACCCTGACGACCTGGCCGTGCGCGGCGCTCGCCCAGCAGGGAGCCGTGCTGCGCCTACTGCCTCCCACGGCCCTGCTGGGCGCCCAGTTCGCCGCGTCCGCCGCGGGGCATGTGCTGCCGGTCGGGCTCGGCTCCGGCGCGGTGAACCTGCGCTACCTCGTGCGGGCCGGGCTGCCGCTCGCCCGCGCCGCCATCGCGATGGCCGTCAAGGGCACCGCCGGGGTGGCCGTACGGGCCGCCCTGATCGCGGGCCTGGTGCTGGCCTGCCCGGGCGTGCTCCGCCTTCCCGGGACGGCGGGGGAGTGCCGGCCGCCCTGTGCGCGGCGGCCCTGTGCCTCCTGCTGCTCAGCGACACCGTACGGTCCCGGGGCCGCGCCGCCCTCGCCGCGCTGCGCGGCCACAGCGTCGCCGTCCACGCCCGGCCGGCCCGCGCGGCGGCCTGTGGGGCGGCTCCCTCGGCTATGTCCTCGGGCACTGCGCCGCGCTCACCGCCGTCGCCCACGCGGTCGGGCTGACCTCGGCCCGGCCCGGCTGGCCCTGCTGTACCTCGCGGCGAGCGGAGCGGCCGCGCTCCTGCCGACGCCGGGTGGCCTCGGCTCCCTGGACGCGGTGCTCGCCTACGCCCTGACCACGGCCGGCGCCCCGGCGGCCACGGCCGCCTCCACGGTCCTCGGCTACCGCCTCCTGACGGTCTGGCTACCGCTGCTGCCGGGCTTGCTGGTCCTGGCGTTGCTGATCCGACGGCGGACGCTGTGA
- a CDS encoding ArnT family glycosyltransferase: MMALEQNPVAVAPPSPQTPPDTTGATRRWPLPLLVVLLLGQMAVAMVTTAVQQTPTIDEPVYVGTAAEYLHAHELVHNPEHPPLGKLVIAVGVALADPHWDPRSGDDQGELGRDLLYGSGNDPWRVMLFARLPVIVLTLAFGWVVFVFARELAGPLAGLAALGLYAFSPDLIAHGALATLDVPAAGFVLTSVWLAWRARHRPRRYVPLAGLALGAALATKMSTLPALPVLLALTALSVWSARPASPHRLPALRRAAMAAGVVAVVAVAVVWVTYLVVDPRLRWDPDQPMPVVRGLRGLAVDLLPFPESYRDGIRVQFAFENHPWQGFLFGRLYTGALWYYLPAALLVKTPLGMLALWAAGAAAVLAVRRLRPAAPYPLVPAAVLLATAMLGARNFGTRYALFLPMFLAVAAGCALAVRRRWVTAGVAALVVFVAVSSLRTFPYYLPYSNEAFGGPERTRLRLHDSNVDWGQDLGRLADRLRERYPGERVWLVYKGSGVPSYYGIRARDPREVPEREVRGLLVVSDSAAAKATGRLARLIAGSRPVETVGHSITLYRR, encoded by the coding sequence ATGATGGCGCTCGAACAGAACCCGGTCGCGGTGGCGCCCCCGTCGCCGCAGACGCCTCCCGACACCACCGGGGCCACGCGGCGGTGGCCGCTGCCCCTGCTGGTGGTGCTGCTGCTCGGGCAGATGGCGGTGGCCATGGTGACGACGGCCGTGCAGCAGACGCCGACGATCGACGAGCCGGTGTACGTGGGGACGGCCGCCGAGTATCTGCACGCGCACGAGCTGGTCCACAACCCCGAGCACCCGCCGCTCGGCAAGCTGGTGATCGCGGTGGGGGTGGCGCTCGCCGATCCGCACTGGGACCCCCGATCAGGCGACGACCAGGGCGAGTTGGGCCGGGACCTGCTGTACGGGTCCGGCAACGACCCCTGGCGGGTGATGCTGTTCGCGCGGCTCCCGGTGATCGTGCTGACGCTGGCGTTCGGCTGGGTCGTGTTCGTCTTCGCCCGTGAACTCGCGGGCCCGCTCGCCGGGTTGGCGGCACTCGGGCTGTACGCCTTCTCCCCCGATCTGATCGCGCACGGTGCGCTCGCCACGCTGGACGTCCCGGCGGCCGGGTTCGTGCTCACCTCCGTATGGCTGGCGTGGCGGGCGCGTCACCGGCCGCGCCGGTACGTACCGCTCGCCGGGCTCGCGCTCGGGGCGGCCCTGGCCACGAAGATGAGCACGCTCCCCGCGTTACCCGTGCTGCTCGCGCTCACCGCGCTGTCGGTGTGGTCCGCGCGGCCGGCGTCGCCGCACCGGCTCCCGGCGCTGCGCAGGGCGGCCATGGCCGCCGGCGTGGTGGCGGTGGTCGCGGTCGCCGTCGTCTGGGTGACGTATCTGGTGGTCGATCCGCGGCTGCGCTGGGACCCGGACCAGCCCATGCCGGTCGTGCGCGGCCTGCGGGGCCTGGCGGTGGACCTGCTGCCGTTCCCGGAGTCCTACCGGGACGGCATTCGCGTCCAGTTCGCCTTCGAGAACCACCCCTGGCAGGGCTTCCTGTTCGGCCGGCTCTACACCGGGGCGCTCTGGTACTACCTGCCGGCCGCCCTGCTCGTGAAGACGCCGCTCGGCATGCTCGCCCTCTGGGCGGCGGGCGCGGCGGCGGTGCTCGCGGTGCGGCGGCTGCGCCCCGCGGCGCCCTATCCGCTGGTGCCCGCCGCCGTTCTGCTGGCCACGGCGATGCTCGGGGCCCGCAACTTCGGTACGCGGTACGCCCTGTTCCTGCCGATGTTCCTGGCCGTGGCCGCGGGATGCGCGCTCGCCGTGCGGCGGCGGTGGGTCACGGCCGGGGTGGCGGCGCTGGTGGTGTTCGTCGCGGTCAGTTCGCTGCGGACGTTCCCCTACTATCTCCCGTACTCCAACGAGGCGTTCGGCGGTCCGGAGCGGACCCGGCTGCGGCTGCACGACTCCAACGTGGACTGGGGCCAGGACCTGGGCCGGCTGGCCGACCGGCTCCGGGAGCGGTACCCGGGCGAGCGGGTCTGGCTGGTCTACAAGGGCAGCGGGGTGCCGTCGTACTACGGCATCCGGGCCCGCGACCCACGCGAGGTGCCCGAGCGTGAGGTGCGCGGACTGCTCGTCGTGTCGGACTCGGCGGCGGCCAAGGCGACCGGCCGGCTGGCCCGGTTGATCGCAGGGAGCCGTCCCGTGGAGACGGTCGGGCACTCGATCACCCTGTACCGGCGGTGA